TGTCAACATTTAGGAACTTTTaccttttctaatttttcagaaaaatcaGGGATGACAATGTTAATAACCATGCAAATCCATCTGCACAGCCGTGCAACTCTTTGGTTAGATTTAATGGTTAAATcactaaaagacaaaatagGGGTACCAAACACCGGTTGCAAAGTAGCAGGACCCGTTTTATGAATATCCACACacattttcttaataaaaaccTTTGATTTCgaagccattttttttttataattttatttagctagtcttacaaagaagaaagagagttAGAGAGATACAAAGGCATACGTATGAATGGCAATGAAAGAAGACCAATCTACAGGGAAGAGGAGAAATGATGCAAATTAAATGATGGCTTATGCAGCCGTTTTCAAGAGAAatgatttattgaataaacatataacgcaaaaataaataaatgccaaAGATTGCGATGCTGACGGCGCTGTTTTGAATCGACCTTCGGTAGGCGCACGACACAGAACACGAGCCAGATGATCGATCCCACATAATTGTATCTTTTCAAACATGGCGTCATCTCGATGctatattgtaaaattaccACCCGGACGATCATTTATAGTTTACCGTTATCCTTCGATTCCTTTTTTAGCGTGTTCCCACGTCAAACTtttgtagagagagagagacagagagagagaacatGCTCACCTTAATAAAGTGAaggtagaaaatataaaattttaatttattaaaaattatattttttatttattaatacgttaaaatttatactttttaatagtatattttttttaacaaagtgaGGAATATCCTTAAtggaaaaaatttctttctctctctcaatatatattcattatcTAATTAAGGATCCATTAAATTACTGaagtaaatgatatattaagAGGCAAATAAAACACAATTTAATACAACTTTGTTTGATCATGTATTGGAGTGTGGAGTTTGTTGtcttttaatttgtctttatatataaataatgtaagaaatcccttattaaaaaaattactctatatgtatatactacctttatttttagatttacattaatttaaaaaattatttactaataatttagTAGATATATcttcctatatatatatgtgtgtgtgtgtgatatACACTTTATCTCTAGTTAATATAGACTATTAATTGGAATATGAACTATGTTGAGTAGACTTCTGCACTgtattataaatgtataacaTATATTCCTGTGTAATGTAATAACTTTAGAAATATTGAATTCagctataaattaaaaaacgaAGAGAAATACTATAAATGTGATAGATTTTGAAGTCCTAAACTAGGGGCCAAAATGTTTATTACCGGCCACAATcgtaaatttgattttttttttttttttttttttggcctctCAAAGACATTCACAAATCCTTGTGTGATTTTGTTgtttgccaaaaaaaaaaatttgtgtgtgGTGTAAACAAAATTGTAAAGGTAATAAATAAAGAGTTAGCCGGTAGAGAGAATCGTTTTACagttttactttttttgaGGTGAAAGAAAAGTTGCTATGGATGATTTGGACTTGGAGGAGTTTGAAATATGGGGTggtaatgatgatgatgatgatgatgatgatgatataaTCTGATTTAATAGGGATGGTTTTCTTTGTACTATTATGGAAACCAATGGCTACTGATTGATTTGGTCTCCTTTTTATGATGTCATTTTGCTTTTCTACTGGTTTTTACAGAAAGAATATCGAGGCCGTCCGCTAATAATAACCGAAACCAATATTTTGTTAACACTTAAGAGGGACCTATTCCTTAATTCTATTTGAGTGAATGTGAATTTACGATTGATGAATTAAtgtaagaataaaaaagattgtgaaaaatatatttgactACAACTACAAGTGGCTTCTAtaaatcttttgttttcccCTTTTTTCATGGTTTGTCTTCTGTAAACGAAATTATAGTTGCAGATAAGTTCGTTAATTCaggtataaatttttttcgttaaaattcaacaatgaatatagaataatgataaaataaaataaaaaaagtttagaGAACTGGCTTGGCATCACCAATCTATATTCACGCCtctaaaacaatttaattattaaactattCGGTTATATACTTATATTGGATTAAAGATCCTCATTTTGttcataaatttgtaatagAATATGTATGTatctatgtatatatatatatatatatatgtacatatatacTTTTGGACAAACAAATTTTGAACTACTATAAAGTATATAAtgcaaacaaaatttaaataattaaaaaacgGGTTCCTCTatgatgctgtaatttttttacagcattaataatgtttttaattgtgcaccattggatttaattatgaaatactaactaggcaatccaagaggggggtgaattgggattttaaaaattaagctaagcaaaccacacacaaatccaatctaatgccttaataaattcgaaaacaataaattcaatgaaagcacaataataaatgagtaaaggaagagaaagcaaactcaatgatttttacgtggttcggcaatcttCGCCTACGTCTACGCCTCCAaacacaccgggcttgaggatttcactatccaagcctttccaaggcttcaaatgtttacaattgacttcaaggtgtcaatgaacctttacaacaagagattatctctccaatctcttcactccaagtgtttcccacacttgtactctcacaatttgatgagaaatgaaaaatacaacaatcaatctctctttaagagtggatatacaaattgaagaataaaaatgatttaatgaatgatgattcacgaagttgaagctcaatatatgttgtgtgcacttgttcttgcttgcttggattcccaaaaatgaattggttttgagtttatatagtttgaactcaaaaactagccgttatgcacattatGGGCGTatccggtttgccgtttatggaatccggtaagccggatttatgttaccgttaaggcaaaaatttgaattttgcctattcggcttgccggttacaaaatccggtaagccgtttgAGTTTTGGATGCTTACTGCCCCGTATCTGGTTTTCTGGTTTTtatatccggtaagccggatgctacagtaacctgcacagtgcattattttttaaaattatagtttgatcCCAGAACTTTACAAAACTGTATTACGGctcaaaacgttatgaaactttacaaatatgtccaatttcagaatttttaagtAACGCTTTGTTAATCctaaaactttctgaaattatgatatagccAAAAATgttatgacacttttcaaataagtcctttaccaaaatttcaagcaatatttgtttatttcaaaattttcaaaattctttcaattaaaccataaacttgaaaagcaaccaatttcataaaatcatttttccattaaatatgaaacatttataatgtgaaaataatgatttatttaaaaagaataaaaacaaccaatttcataaaatcattttttcattaaatatgaaacctttataatgtaaaaataatgatttatttaaaaagaataaaaacaaccaatttcataaaatcatttttccattaaatatgaaacatttataatgtgaaaataatgatttatttaaaaagaatattaaataatttgggcttaaaagattaatcattctaagattaatcattcttaatcttatttgttatcatcaaaatcaatattatggaaacatatatgttaacaaatCAATGGTACACAATATTTGTaggcaaaaataaaatttaaaaaataatggtaaacGGTTAACAAATGTGTAAGGGGTGGAGAagtttgtaaaataactatgaccacccttagagtttgaaacaatttcacttaaatagcatattttatttaaaattatttttcaatccccctttaaatttgaaatgtgataatcttttttaaataaatctttcaaaatctatttccattaagtataaaatataatggtaggttatttaacacaaatcaaataaataagttgcaattgcaaaatttatatatgatataacactaataaataacacaactaagtacatatatttaagtaaatgtcatagttacatcaataaactcattGTTGAGATTGcttgtaacataaaaattacttgatcacacatgttttaataaaatttaatatcgtatattaaaatactcattattttatataatattaagggtcattatataattgatcatgaagtatgtattatttttaatacccATTTAACatacttattttcttaattttatatttatcttatagTTAATATCCTTACATGGTAggagttttaagttttataagcttatatattttcattttattttcaaatatcactttgttaatttcataaaagttaaatcgaatatatattcataatgagctttagtttatgaattgtgaaagattattttattgatatcctTTGATtgtgattataaaattttatgttatgacGAGTCATTACTTTTGTTATGATAGTTAATagtgataataaataaaatattgccttcaataatatttacgtgggaaaaaaagtgaaagaaaatcatttatatttttagatttttattgacATGGTAAGAAATTATCTcagccttataaaatttaactttcacaagcttgttttcattttattttcaaatgtcactttgttaatttcataaaagttaaatctaacacatatttctaattaactttagtttatgaatcatgaaagattattttattgttattctttgatagtaattataaaatttatatgctacgaagagtcattacttttattatgataattaatagtgacaataaataaaatattacatcaaataatatttaatggacaaaatgaggaaaaaaatcattgtatgtttttatatttccattataaagATATGGTTTGTGATactgtaacttaaaattttggtaCAATATTTGAGCCACTAATATCTCATAGTCTAATGGTTGATATTGAAAGTCAAAACACCATTTCATAATGTTATGTCATCCACCATTGAATTgcatgaaataaatagtttaattttttgataaaaatttaaatcaaaatatttctcactCTATAGTTATatagacatatatatttttcaataataattggtgaataaaatatttctcatttgttgtgactcatatagtattattaataaaacacatataaaaTCGTTTATTGCAATGCtttctattatcattattgtttaggtattagtggtttgtaattaaattcatacaatacaaattattacaagactttgtgttaaatagcctacttgatattatattttatacttaatggtaattgattttggaagatttatttaaaagaaattatcatattacaaatttaaaggagggctgaaaagtaattttaaaaaaaatatactatttaagtgaaattgtttcaaactctaagggtggtcacaattattttacaaaaattatctaTCCACTTGAACGgttaccattatttttaaattatttttttagtacaaatatTGTATACCATTGATTAGATCTAATGGTTcataattaatacattattgatgctgtaaaaaaatttacagcaTCATAGAGGAACCCTTAAAAAACACATACCTTTTGCGGTTAAAATTCCGTGCAAAATCTTCCATAAAACCAATAGTTGTCATTTTTTGACTTAGGTGTTATGATGTAGAtacaattaacaatatttggATACAAGCAACAACTTAATGTTTAAGAAAAGTAGGTTATCATATAGTGATGAGTTGgaagagtttaaaaaaaaatattatccaataaaaaattatttttaacaattgtaATTTgcttaagataaaaatttagttttagcaattttaatttgcttaagggaaattttaataaaataaattatttaaaaagttagtttattaagtaatttgatcaatcaaataaatttcaaatatttttaaacttaatCACATaagtcttttctttttttcccctccttttgttgaaatacaaataattttccacTTTAGCTATGCATGATCATCTcttgcaattattttttttattaataaaatatttgctcTTACATAGGATGCATTGAATATCCAGAGTAAGCATTAAGCAACAGAactaaaaatatcattattattattattattattattattatatcaaatatttgGAATTTACATGGAATTCACCCcttcttttttatgtttttgtttttagaaaaataaaatacgtagaaaatggGCCCTGCTGccgtattttaaaaatatgttaatttcattaaaacgCAGGATCGCGTTTGGAAACTGTACAACGACGTCGTCGTTTTGACTATCTCGCAAAATAAAATCccaaatttattgaaaacgGGATGCACTTCTTTCGTATCCGGCGTTTTCCACCCAGGGACCCGGACCAGACGCCAGCCAGGTACTGTTCTTCTTCTCACTCTAAATTGGGCTTCAAACTAAAACCATTCATCTTCAGTTGTCCGTGTTTAAGACTTCTAACGCAAATAGGGTCTCTTACAACTAGCATAAATGagtattctttaaacactaATTAACACAAATGTAAGCAACGTTTTAGGGATTCTCAGTGCTAAGAACCCACAGGGTCACTTAAATGAGTGTTATTGAAACTTTGATTCATAAGTTTTCTCGTTGAGTATGCAAAATCTCACATGCAGAGACGTGGGTTTTGTCTTTGTTGTACGTATAAGATTAATTTTCTGATGATTCTACTGCTAAGAGCTAAAAGTTCTCTAAATGGGAACGGTTGCTTCAGATACGCAGCAATATTGTATAAGCTTATAAGCAGTAGAAGAGCAAACGCAGAGTCTtgcattaaaattaacaaacctAAAAACAAGTTTTCGGAAAAATACAGCACTACCTTTAACCcaattattgtttaataaCCTTATGTATGTTGTTGTCATTGTTGTCTCGTAGGAACTCAATGAGTTTTCAGTTTGATTTAAGTATAACTGTTCTATTATAAAGCATAACAAGTTTTGTACCAGAACCATATGTCAAATGAGAGAGGTGAGCCCTTGTATGAGGTGTATTGTCACACTATTGTTCTCAAACTCTGTAATTTTCTGCCAATTTTTTATATCCTGATAGACATAACATGATCATTCTTCTCTCTTACAGTTTTAGCCCTGTAACAAACTAAGTTTGGCTAGAATTCTATCTGAATCTTCCTCTACTTTGTCATTTCCCTCTATGACTTTCTGTATTAGTAACTTGGATTTTACAACATCGGTTGAAGACGTGTGTGTGCTGGTTTTGAGTTTCAAGTATCTAAGATTGGATAAAGATGACATGTACGTTATGTCATTGTAACTTGttattgtttgaattttgGCTTCCTTGATATTAATGGTTTGAATATTTGACATCTTGACACCTATAAGAGAGTATAGTTTCaaagttttgttttcttggtaGTTGGAGAAGTTATGCACATTATGGCTTCcgatgattttgattttgatgataaagcTGAGTGGTCTTCAAGgaatgaagaaatatttatacgTATATTGCATGAACATGTGAAAATGGGAGATTTGGATTCCAAAACGACATTTAACAAGAAGATATGGAGTGTTATAGATGATAAGTTATTTGCAGAAACTAATAGAAGATTCACTGAGCCAAAACTTAAGTCAAAGTTCAATCGGTTACGCAAGAAACACCGTGAATTTTCTGATCTAATTAAGCATCCTGGCTTTGATTGGAATCCTGTTACAAATATTGTCATTGCACCAAATAGTCTTTGGGCGAATTATGCTAAGGTATATCTTCTACTTTCAAACTGTTAGTTACATACTATTTTCCAATGTTCAAATTGTGTACTtatatatcattttgtttttgtagaAAGTTCCTGGTGTCAAGCCATATCGTAAAAAAGGTTTGGAGCACTTTCACATGTTAGGAGAGATATTCAGCACAACTACAGCAACAAGTCACACGCATGTCACATTGAGCCAACTTTCTCCAACGTCAGATGATGAAC
This window of the Citrus sinensis cultivar Valencia sweet orange chromosome 8, DVS_A1.0, whole genome shotgun sequence genome carries:
- the LOC102608922 gene encoding uncharacterized protein At2g29880-like, which codes for MTFGEVMHIMASDDFDFDDKAEWSSRNEEIFIRILHEHVKMGDLDSKTTFNKKIWSVIDDKLFAETNRRFTEPKLKSKFNRLRKKHREFSDLIKHPGFDWNPVTNIVIAPNSLWANYAKKVPGVKPYRKKGLEHFHMLGEIFSTTTATSHTHVTLSQLSPTSDDERELPKNLFKARALVHVPKDDDRVDLAAEPQKVKRVRRSLDQSSEHIPKLWDKMEHYMEICSELLKHKLEKIKAKSSASTRKTEMYSIQKCVDAAEALGDVDADTFDKLMKKIMHLEWRTAFLSMNDGRKRGWLASL